The Coffea arabica cultivar ET-39 chromosome 1e, Coffea Arabica ET-39 HiFi, whole genome shotgun sequence genome has a window encoding:
- the LOC113734804 gene encoding uncharacterized protein isoform X3, whose product MVETRRSSSTSKRPLPSPSSPLPKGKRSKAGEASSSTNDSSGEVGIDAAKESGRESREQEVRSADLTDADNLKLSDGEVPEKLPEGQLESDSVIDLEKTKSIGKVLNRGKKRQMKSKAAAAWGKLLSQFSQNRHVVISNSTFTVGQDRQSDLWVGDPSVSKSLCRLRHISTERGCPVTLLEITGKKGSVQVNGKIYPKNSTVPLSGGDEVVFSSSGKHAYIFQQLTPDNVSGTALPPSVNILESHNGPIKGLHFEARSGDSSAVAVASTLASLSNLRKELSLLPPSSRKDEDVQEGSEMPTLPSTCEVSDNPIVDAEMKDTTDHNDSPVLGEKANVPLSRAANENMNLDSVEIDPVDPEIGKEAAASHDIRFLRMFPRSGAAEFDLSGSISKILDEQREIGELLKDLDPPILTSTRREAFKDVLQQGVIDPNCIEVSFENFPYYLSETTKNVLIASTYIPLKCNKFAKFTSDLPTVCPRILLSGPAGSDIYQEMLTKALAKHFNAKLLIVDSLLLPGGSTVKEVDSVKEGSRPERASVFAKRAAHTAALHLKKPASSVEAEITGGSTLSSQAQPKQESSTASSKTYTFKKGDRVKYMGPLSSGFSPMQTPSRGPSYGYRGKVVLAFEENGASKIGVRFDRSIPEGNDLGGLCEDDHGFFCAADLLRLDTSTDDFDRLAIHELFEVASKESKNSPLILFVKETEKSMMGNPEAYASFKVKLEKLPKNVVVIASHTQTDNRKEKSHPGGLLFTKFGSNQTALLDLAFPDNFGRLHDRGKETPKTMKQLSRLFPNKVTIQIPQDESMLSDWKQQLDRDIETLKSQSNIVSIRTVLNRVGIDCPDLDSLCIKDQALTSENVEKIIGWALSHHFMHFSEASVKDSRLSIANESISYGLNILQGIQNETKCSKKSLKVKADVVTENEFEKRLLADVIPPTDIGVTFDDIGALENVKDTLKELVMLPLQRPELFCKGQLTKPCKGILLFGPPGTGKTMLAKAVATEAGANFINISMSSITSKWFGEGEKYVKAVFTLASKIAPSVVFVDEVDSMLGRRENPGEHEAMRKMKNEFMVNWDGLRTKDKERVLVLAATNRPFDLDEAVIRRLPRRLMVNLPDAPNREKILKVILSKEEVAPNVDLESIANMTEGYSGSDLKNLCVTAAHCPIREILEKEKKEKALALRENRPLPALHTSSDVRPVSMEDFKYAHEQVCASVSSESANMNELLQWNELYGEGGSRKKKSLSYFM is encoded by the exons ATGGTTGAAACCAGGAGAAGCTCTTCTACTTCCAAACGCCCTCTTCCTTCCCCTTCCTCTCCTCTCCCTAAAGGCAAAAGATCCaag GCCGGGGAGGCATCCTCGTCGACTAACGATTCTTCCGGGGAGGTGGGAATAGACGCCGCAAAGGAAAGCGGAAGGGAATCACGAGAGCAGGAGGTTCGGTCAGCTGATCTGACGGATGCTGACAATTTGAAGCTGTCGGACGGGGAGGTGCCTGAAAAATTGCCCGAGGGCCAACTTGAAA GTGATTCAGTGATTGATTTGGAGAAAACGAAATCTATTGGCAAGGTGCTAAATCGGGGCAAGAAGCGGCAAATGAAATCTAAGGCGGCGGCTGCCTGGGGAAAGCTTCTCTCCCAATTCTCTCAG AATCGTCATGTTGTTATCAGTAATTCTACTTTCACTGTTGGGCAAGATCGCCAATCTGACTTGTGGGTTGGAGATCCATCTGTTAGTAAATCTCTATGTCGCTTGAGGCACATATCGACGGAG agaGGATGTCCGGTCACTTTACTTGAGATTACTGGGAAAAAAGGTTCTGTCCAGGTTAATGGCAAGATATACCCGAAGAATTCTACTGTGCCTCTAAGTGGAGGTGATGAGGTTGTGTTTAGCTCATCTGGTAAACATGCATAC ATTTTCCAACAACTCACCCCTGATAATGTGTCTGGTACGGCGCTTCCACCTTCTGTTAACATATTAGAATCCCATAATGGACCAATCAAAGGGTTGCATTTTGAGGCCAGGTCAGGAGATTCATCTGCTGTTGCGGTTGCATCGACTTTAGCATCTTTATCTAATCTTCGGAAAGAGCTATCTTTACTCCCTCCATCATCTAGGAAAGATGAGGATGTACAAGAAGGTTCGGAAATGCCTACACTTCCTTCTACATGTGAAGTGTCGGATAATCCTATTGTGGATGCTGAAATGAAGGACACTACTGATCATAATGATAGCCCAGTTCTGGGTGAGAAGGCAAATGTACCATTGTCTCGTGCTGCGAATGAAAACATGAATCTTGACAGCGTCGAAATTGATCCTGTTGATCCAGAAATTGGGAAGGAAGCTGCTGCGTCACATGATATAAGGTTCCTGAGAATGTTTCCCAGATCAGGTGCTGCTGAGTTTGACTTAAGTGGGAGTATTTCTAAAATTCTTGATGAACAAAGGGAAATTGGAGAACTACTTAAGGATTTAGATCCTCCAATTCTGACATCAACCAGGCGGGAAGCATTTAAAGATGTATTACAGCAAGGAGTAATTGATCCAAACTGTATTGAAgtctcatttgaaaattttccatatTACTTGAG TGAGACCACAAAGAATGTTCTCATTGCTTCTACTTACATACCCTTGAAGTGCAACAAATTTGCAAAATTCACCTCCGATCTCCCAACCGTGTGCCCCAGAATTTTATTGTCAGGTCCAGCAG GGTCGGACATATACCAGGAGATGTTAACAAAGGCACTAGCGAAACATTTTAATGCCAAATTGCTCATTGTCGATTCCCTTCTGTTGCCTGGT GGATCAACAGTGAAGGAAGTGGATTCTGTAAAAGAAGGTTCCAGGCCTGAAAGAGCAAGTGTTTTTGCTAAAAGGGCTGCTCATACGGCTGCTTTACATCTTAAGAAACCTGCTTCAAGTGTTGAGGCTGAAATAACGGGGGGCTCTACATTAAGCTCTCAGGCTCAGCCTAAGCAGGAGTCATCTACTGCATCATCAAAAACCTATACCTTTAAGAAAG GTGATAGAGTAAAGTATATGGGTCCTTTGTCATCTGGCTTTTCTCCTATGCAAACTCCGTCAAG GGGACCATCATATGGATACCGAGGCAAAGTAGTTCTTGCTTTTGAGGAAAATGGTGCCTCTAAAATTGGGGTGAGATTTGATAGATCAATTCCCGAAGGCAATGATCTTGGGGGCCTCTGTGAAGATGATCATGGTTTCTTCTGTGCTG CTGACCTGCTTCGTCTTGATACCTCAACTGATGATTTTGACAGGCTTGCTATTCATGAACTTTTTGAG gttgcttcaaaagaaagtaaaaacaGCCCATTAATTCTCTTTGTGAAAGAAACAGAGAAATCCATGATGGGGAATCCTGAAGCATATGCAAGCTTTAAAGTTAAGCTTGAGAAATTACCAAAGAATGTTGTTGTTATAGCTTCCCATACCCAGACGGACAATAGAAAGGAGAAA TCCCATCCTGGTGGACTTCTGTTTACGAAGTTTGGAAGCAATCAAACAGCATTGCTTGACCTAGCCTTTCCA GATAACTTTGGTAGATTGCATGACAGAGGCAAAGAAACCCCCAAGACAATGAAGCAGCTTTCCCGTCTTTTCCCAAACAAAGTCACGATACAGATCCCTCAG GACGAATCTATGCTATCTGATTGGAAACAACAGCTGGACCGTGATATTGAAACTTTGAAGTCACAGTCAAATATTGTTAGCATTCGAACA GTGCTAAATCGAGTTGGGATAGATTGCCCTGACCTTGATAGCCTATGCATTAAAGATCAAGCACTGACAAGTGAAA ATGTGGAAAAAATAATTGGGTGGGCTTTAAGTCATCACTTTATGCATTTCTCTGAAGCTTCCGTGAAAGACAGCAGACTCTCTATAGCCAACGAAAG TATTAGCTACGGGCTCAATATCCTGCAGGGCATTCAAAATGAAACCAAATGTTCAAAGAAATCTCTCAAAGTAAAAGCG GATGTGGTTACCGAGAATGAATTTGAGAAGAGACTTCTTGCTGATGTTATTCCACCCACTGACATTGGAGTTACTTTTGATGACATTGGAGCATTGGAAAATGTGAAGGATACTCTGAAAGAATTGGTTATGCTTCCTTTACAAAGGCCTGAGTTATTTTGTAAAGGACAGCTCACAAAG CCTTGCAAAGGAATATTGCTCTTTGGACCTCCTGGCACAGGTAAAACAATGCTTGCGAAAGCTGTTGCCACTGAAGCTGGGGCTAACTTTATTAACATATCAATGTCAAGCATCACTTCCAAG TGGTTTGGTGAAGGAGAGAAGTATGTGAAAGCAGTTTTTACACTGGCTAGTAAAATTGCTCCTAGTGTTGTTTTTGTTGACGAG GTTGACAGCATGTTAGGACGGCGGGAAAACCCTGGTGAACATGAAGCAATGCGGAAAATGAAGAATGAGTTTATGGTGAATTGGGATGGTCTGCGGACGAAAGACAAGGAGCGGGTATTGGTACTTGCTGCAACAAATAGGCCTTTTGACCTTGATGAGGCTGTTATTAGGAGGCTTCCTCGAAG GTTGATGGTAAACTTACCAGATGCACCAAATAGGgagaaaattttgaaagttaTATTGAGTAAAGAAGAAGTGGCTCCTAATGTTGATCTGGAATCGATTGCTAATATGACTGAGGGGTACTCAGGAAGTGATTTAAAG AATCTGTGTGTAACAGCTGCTCATTGTCCTATAagagaaattctggaaaaagaaaagaag GAGAAAGCCTTGGCTTTGAGAGAAAATAGACCTTTACCAGCATTGCATACCAGCTCAGATGTTCGTCCTGTGAGCATGGAGGATTTCAAGTATGCTCATGAACAG GTTTGTGCCAGTGTGTCGTCAGAGTCTGCAAATATGAACGAGCTTCTCCAATGGAATGAATTGTATGGAGAAGGTGGTTCAAGGAAGAAGAAATCACTTAGCTACTTCATGTAG